One region of Triticum aestivum cultivar Chinese Spring chromosome 6B, IWGSC CS RefSeq v2.1, whole genome shotgun sequence genomic DNA includes:
- the LOC123135188 gene encoding F-box/LRR-repeat protein At3g58980 isoform X2 — protein sequence MSRSLRRRPAARPSIKALSSYNRWTPLANLAEEEDQLDRLSNLPDGVLLDIVGRLDITDAARTRILARRWKQIPTMLSKILLTVGPFDDVRNRGLTADDVARANATVLGATRSMLESRTTSLCTINLLCVRFFLGDGTLSIGHTVANTMVTEKVGSAELTLFTMKEGKRCTDDDVLAYGKQFKSFLDACPNAFSGLARLQLENLRLAESSGFPEIFSICKRLEFLRLFNCDMGFLSLLQVSHPLLRELEIVRCNFERVDLKWLPKLTMLTFS from the exons ATGTCGAGATCTCTTCGCCGGCGACCGGCCGCCAGACCATCCATCAAGGCCCTCAGCAGCTATAACCGATGGACCCCTCTAGCCAATCTG gcagaggaagaagatCAACTAGACCGGCTCAGCAATTTGCCTGATGGCGTGTTGCTCGATATTGTAGGGCGACTTGACATCACAGATGCTGCCAGAACCAGAATCCTCGCCAGACGGTGGAAGCAGATTCCTACTATGCTCTCCAAAATTTTATTAACAGTTGGTCCCTTTGACGATGTGCGCAATAGAGGGTTGACCGCTGATGATGTAGCTCGGGCCAATGCCACCGTGCTTGGAGCGACCAGGAGCATGCTGGAAAGCAGGACTACAAGTCTATGCACCATTAACCTCCTGTGTGTGCGATTCTTCTTGGGCGATGGAACTCTCAGTATTGGCCACACTGTTGCCAACACCATGGTAACGGAGAAGGTTGGGTCAGCGGAGTTAACTCTCTTTACAATGAAGGAAGGCAAACGATGCACAGACGATGATGTTCTCGCTTACGGGAAACAGTTCAAGTCATTTCTTGACGCCTGTCCAAACGCATTCAGTGGTCTTGCACGACTCCAGCTAGAAAATTTGAGGCTAGCTGAATCATCGGGCTTCCCTGAAATTTTCAGTATATGCAAGCGACTGGAGTTCCTACGCCTGTTTAACTGCGACATGGGGTTCCTGTCTTTGCTACAAGTGTCACACCCCCTACTCCGTGAACTCGAGATTGTCAGGTGTAATTTTGAGAGGGTTGATCTTAAGTGGCTGCCGAAGCTCACGATGCTGACTTTTTCTTG A
- the LOC123139757 gene encoding F-box/FBD/LRR-repeat protein At3g26920 gives MPAPSNTSKKGCDDDDAAAKDFPRYASTASISPVTAVAPCSLFPLLIQCAALLPGRLRASAVSWQRCIAPVSGGYSTRCGCQRGAAWDDAVQHLPHHQKPPRGRPLLYARCSTVAVAWNAQSALPAADVPREAISSKTWRIAQVVPRLDVERNQWTNAMMPNHLNRLTIHCLAKGNPDDRISSLPNGILVNILDRLDVRAAARTSVLSRRWSQLPAMLSRFTISAWDLLPSETKTSFCNAELVRMANTAVAKVTKSILARRDPGGWPIRLLSMTFYLIDDVPISVGHAVGNAMATCKVEKAEFTVLTEKGRLECTIDDLVKYGARFVSFFNECMDTFAGLTCLYLANLRFAESDFVSNILVTCKRLKHLGFLNCDTENWIAFQIEHAELSELSIVNCRFDVVKLDWVPKLTWLVFEFWMSFKEPPLSFGYVPLLNVLSVSNVALSWHEMVELSTFLHETSVRDLSLGFKCEKIWVQPECLTRWLASVFHQLRIVNLVDIPEGYDLTWTMFILEAAPSLEEFYMTVMDHPCGMQMDQEKRKAKSYSEHKGVEWESPTSNFKHHRLTKLIIFCFQSEDYMVSHVRRVLKAVVNLGDVYLYDRLTCSKCRGVEPLNPIRFPETSKHMCWVEKQIRRGIESLATIHFLTTAKIREDHVSRIG, from the exons ATGCCGGCACCaagcaacacctccaagaagggatgcgacgacgacgacgctgctgcGAAGGATTTCCCCCGGTACGCG agcacggcgtcgatctcgccagtgacTGCAGTGGcaccttgctccctgttccccctcCTTATCCAGTGCGCCGCACTGTTGCCTGGACGGTTgcgagcgtcggcggtgagctggcagaggTGCATCGCCCCCGTGAGCGGCGGCTACAGCActcgctgcggctgccagagaggcgcagcgtgggaCGACGCCGTCCAGCACCTCCcacaccaccagaagcctccgcgtggccgtcccctGCTCTATGCACGCTGTAGCACCGTCGCCGTGGCATGGAacgcgcagagcgcgctccctgccgccgacgtgccccgTGAGGCCATTTCGTCGAAGACTTGGCGTATCGCCCAAGTTGTGCCAAGGTTAGACGTTGAACGGAACCAGTGGACCAACGCGATGATGCCCAATCACCTAAACCGCCTGAccatccactgcctcgcc AAAGGCAATCCAGATGATAGGATCAGCAGCTTGCCCAATGGCATCCTTGTCAACATTCTCGACCGACTCGATGTCCGCGCCGCTGCGAGAACCAGTGTCCTCTCGAGACGGTGGAGTCAGCTGCCTGCCATGCTCTCGCGGTTTACAATCAGTGCTTGGGACCTCCTGCCTTCAGAAACTAAAACCAGCTTTTGCAATGCTGAATTGGTTCGGA TGGCCAATACAGCTGTGGCCAAAGTGACAAAGAGCATACTGGCACGCAGGGATCCGGGTGGATGGCCCATTCGTCTCTTGAGCATGACGTTCTACTTGATAGACGATGTCCCCATATCAGTCGGGCATGCTGTTGGCAATGCCATGGCAACATGCAAGGTTGAGAAGGCCGAATTCACTGTTCTGACAGAGAAGGGACGCCTAGAGTGCACCATTGACGATTTGGTGAAATACGGGGCACGGTTTGTGTCATTTTTTAATGAGTGTATGGATACATTTGCTGGTCTCACGTGCCTCTACCTGGCGAATTTGAGATTTGCTGAATCAGACTTCGTCTCCAACATCCTCGTCACTTGCAAGCGATTAAAACATTTAGGTTTTCTCAATTGCGACACAGAGAATTGGATAGCGTTCCAAATTGAACACGCAGAACTCAGTGAGCTCAGTATTGTCAATTGCCGTTTTGACGTGGTCAAACTCGACTGGGTTCCGAAGCTCACTTGGTTGGTGTTTGAGTTTTGGATGTCTTTCAAAGAACCACCACTGTCATTTGGCTATGTCCCATTGCTCAATGTTCTGAGTGTTTCAAATGTTGCTCTTAGTTGGCATGAAATGGTCGAGTTAAGTACATTTCTTCATGAGACCTCTGTTCGAGACCTGAGCTTGGGGTTTAAATGCGAAAAG ATTTGGGTTCAACCAGAGTGTCTGACCAGATGGCTGGCATCTGTGTTTCACCAACTAAGGATTGTCAATCTTGTTGACATTCCTGAAGGGTATGATCTCACCTGGACAATGTTTATTCTGGAAGCGGCGCCGTCCCTGGAGGAGTTCTACATGACG GTAATGGATCATCCTTGTGGCATGCAAATGGATCAGGAGAAGAGGAAGGCGAAGTCGTACAGCGAGCACAAGGGTGTTGAGTGGGAATCACCTACATCAAATTTCAAGCACCACCGCCTGACCAAACTAATCATCTTCTGTTTTCAGTCTGAAGACTACATGGTGAGTCATGTCAGGCGTGTCTTGAAAGCGGTGGTGAATCTAGGGGATGTGTACCTATATGATAGACTGACATGCAGCAAGTGCCGAGGCGTGGAACCTCTAAATCCGATAAGGTTCCCGGAGACAAGTAAGCACATGTGTTGGGTGGAGAAGCAAATCAGAAGGGGTATCGAATCACTTGCCACAATCCACTTCCTGACTACTGCTAAAATAAGGGAGGATCATGTTTCAAGGATAGGGTAG
- the LOC123135188 gene encoding F-box/LRR-repeat protein At3g58980 isoform X1 has protein sequence MSRSLRRRPAARPSIKALSSYNRWTPLANLAEEEDQLDRLSNLPDGVLLDIVGRLDITDAARTRILARRWKQIPTMLSKILLTVGPFDDVRNRGLTADDVARANATVLGATRSMLESRTTSLCTINLLCVRFFLGDGTLSIGHTVANTMVTEKVGSAELTLFTMKEGKRCTDDDVLAYGKQFKSFLDACPNAFSGLARLQLENLRLAESSGFPEIFSICKRLEFLRLFNCDMGFLSLLQVSHPLLRELEIVRCNFERVDLKWLPKLTMLTFSWWVSEHDPLSLDYVPLLQTLSITHMARLRHKVLKLSEFLSKATISELTLNFLCEKI, from the exons ATGTCGAGATCTCTTCGCCGGCGACCGGCCGCCAGACCATCCATCAAGGCCCTCAGCAGCTATAACCGATGGACCCCTCTAGCCAATCTG gcagaggaagaagatCAACTAGACCGGCTCAGCAATTTGCCTGATGGCGTGTTGCTCGATATTGTAGGGCGACTTGACATCACAGATGCTGCCAGAACCAGAATCCTCGCCAGACGGTGGAAGCAGATTCCTACTATGCTCTCCAAAATTTTATTAACAGTTGGTCCCTTTGACGATGTGCGCAATAGAGGGTTGACCGCTGATGATGTAGCTCGGGCCAATGCCACCGTGCTTGGAGCGACCAGGAGCATGCTGGAAAGCAGGACTACAAGTCTATGCACCATTAACCTCCTGTGTGTGCGATTCTTCTTGGGCGATGGAACTCTCAGTATTGGCCACACTGTTGCCAACACCATGGTAACGGAGAAGGTTGGGTCAGCGGAGTTAACTCTCTTTACAATGAAGGAAGGCAAACGATGCACAGACGATGATGTTCTCGCTTACGGGAAACAGTTCAAGTCATTTCTTGACGCCTGTCCAAACGCATTCAGTGGTCTTGCACGACTCCAGCTAGAAAATTTGAGGCTAGCTGAATCATCGGGCTTCCCTGAAATTTTCAGTATATGCAAGCGACTGGAGTTCCTACGCCTGTTTAACTGCGACATGGGGTTCCTGTCTTTGCTACAAGTGTCACACCCCCTACTCCGTGAACTCGAGATTGTCAGGTGTAATTTTGAGAGGGTTGATCTTAAGTGGCTGCCGAAGCTCACGATGCTGACTTTTTCTTGGTGGGTCTCTGAGCATGATCCTTTGTCTTTAGATTATGTCCCACTGCTCCAGACACTGAGCATCACTCATATGGCTCGTTTacggcataaggtgctcaagttaAGTGAGTTCCTTAGCAAAGCCACCATAAGCGAACTGACTTTAAACTTTCTGTGTGAAAAG ATCTAG